A stretch of the Streptomyces sp. NBC_00078 genome encodes the following:
- a CDS encoding DUF4129 domain-containing protein produces the protein MPTTLPRAAAEVAIRALLRAGDNAVLSSARSGDEPPVTIPRDPAREAARRELSKRMYHENDPSLFQRALNAFWDWVDKLFGSAAATTPGGTLGLVVIIVAVLSVLGALWWRLGTPHREPTSSAALFDDRPRSAAEHRAAAEAHAAQGHWNQAVQERMRAIVRSLEERALLDVRPGRTADEAAAAAGRTLPAHTDRLRAAARDFDDVTYGGRRASEQSYHRMAELDRDLGRTKPQLADSSPSTAHNARQGASG, from the coding sequence GTGCCCACAACGTTGCCACGCGCCGCCGCCGAAGTGGCCATACGGGCGCTGCTGCGTGCCGGCGACAATGCCGTCCTGTCGTCGGCACGCTCCGGAGACGAACCGCCGGTGACGATTCCGCGGGATCCAGCGCGCGAGGCGGCCCGTCGTGAGTTGTCCAAGCGCATGTACCACGAGAACGACCCCAGCTTGTTCCAGCGCGCCCTGAACGCCTTCTGGGATTGGGTCGACAAGCTGTTCGGCTCAGCCGCGGCCACGACACCAGGAGGCACGCTGGGCCTCGTCGTCATCATCGTCGCCGTCCTCTCGGTGCTGGGCGCACTGTGGTGGCGCCTGGGCACGCCGCACCGCGAACCGACCTCGTCGGCAGCCCTGTTCGACGACCGCCCCCGCAGCGCCGCCGAACACCGCGCGGCAGCCGAGGCACATGCCGCCCAAGGCCACTGGAACCAGGCCGTCCAGGAACGCATGCGCGCCATCGTCCGCTCCCTCGAAGAGCGAGCGCTCCTGGACGTACGCCCCGGCCGCACCGCGGACGAAGCAGCCGCAGCAGCGGGCCGCACACTGCCCGCCCACACGGACCGGCTGCGCGCCGCCGCCCGGGACTTCGACGACGTGACGTACGGCGGCCGAAGGGCGAGCGAGCAGTCGTACCACCGCATGGCCGAACTCGACCGCGACCTCGGCCGCACCAAGCCCCAGCTCGCGGACAGCAGCCCCAGCACGGCCCACAACGCCCGCCAGGGAGCCTCCGGATGA
- a CDS encoding DUF4350 domain-containing protein → MTTEAMLPNTSASPTARQVWTRARGIALSVLLLLAAAVVIAVIRSDARHGELDPRSADSYGSRAVAELLADHGVTTRTVTTLDEARAAAAPDTTLLVAVPDLLTHRQQSRLRSAIAGSGGRTVLVAPGSWSVEKLAPGVTADPATSFTSTLSPDCQLPAARRAGTADTGGIRYTTTHLGADECYPSRRLATLLRIPETSGDGDTVVLGAPDILFNDHLDKQGNASLALQLLGSRPHLVWYLPSLSDNSATGTGDKKGFFDLLPSGWLWGTLQLFVAAALAALWRARRLGPLVPERLPVAIRASETVEGRARLYRKANARDRAATALRSSTRIRLAPLVGVSVVQAHSPEALLPALSAHLRSSGQALDSLLFGPPPSDDAALISLADQLDALEREVRRP, encoded by the coding sequence ATGACCACCGAGGCCATGCTCCCGAACACTTCGGCCTCGCCCACCGCACGCCAGGTGTGGACCCGCGCGCGAGGCATCGCCCTCTCCGTGCTCCTCCTCCTGGCGGCAGCCGTGGTGATCGCCGTGATCCGCTCCGACGCCCGGCACGGTGAACTCGACCCGCGCTCCGCCGACTCCTACGGCAGCCGCGCCGTCGCAGAGCTCCTCGCAGACCACGGCGTGACCACGCGCACGGTCACCACCCTGGACGAAGCTCGCGCCGCAGCAGCTCCGGACACCACGCTCCTGGTCGCAGTCCCCGACCTGTTGACGCACCGTCAACAGTCGCGGCTGCGCTCCGCGATCGCAGGCTCCGGCGGACGCACCGTCCTGGTCGCCCCCGGCAGCTGGTCCGTGGAAAAGCTCGCCCCCGGTGTCACCGCGGACCCCGCCACCAGCTTCACCTCGACGCTCTCTCCCGACTGCCAACTGCCCGCCGCCCGTCGCGCGGGCACTGCGGACACGGGCGGCATCCGCTACACGACCACACACCTCGGCGCCGACGAGTGCTACCCCAGCAGGCGCCTCGCCACGCTCCTGCGCATCCCGGAGACGTCCGGGGACGGCGACACGGTCGTCCTCGGCGCACCCGACATCCTCTTCAACGACCACCTCGACAAGCAGGGCAACGCCTCGCTCGCCCTTCAACTCCTCGGCTCCCGCCCTCATCTGGTCTGGTACCTCCCCTCGCTCTCCGACAACTCGGCCACCGGCACAGGCGACAAAAAGGGCTTCTTCGACCTGCTCCCCTCCGGCTGGCTCTGGGGCACGTTGCAACTCTTCGTCGCGGCAGCCCTCGCCGCCCTCTGGCGGGCACGCCGACTGGGCCCCCTCGTGCCCGAAAGACTCCCCGTGGCGATCCGCGCCTCCGAAACCGTCGAAGGCCGCGCCCGTCTCTACCGAAAAGCGAACGCCCGCGATCGCGCAGCCACCGCTCTTCGTTCCTCCACCCGCATCCGCCTCGCCCCCCTCGTCGGCGTCTCCGTCGTTCAGGCGCACTCGCCCGAGGCCCTGCTCCCCGCTCTGTCCGCCCATCTCCGCAGCTCCGGACAGGCCCTGGACTCTCTCCTCTTCGGCCCGCCGCCCAGCGACGACGCGGCGCTCATCTCCCTCGCCGACCAACTCGACGCCCTCGAAAGAGAGGTACGCCGTCCATGA
- the mtnA gene encoding S-methyl-5-thioribose-1-phosphate isomerase, whose protein sequence is MADQYAQSGEDSRPTETPVIRWEEPPEGPVLVLLDQTRLPVEEVELVCTDAPALVEAIRSLSVRGAPLLGIAGAYGVALAAARGFDVDDAAAALAGARPTAVNLAVGVRRAQSAHRAEFAKGGDAGQAAAAALAAARGLHEEDAEASARMAERGLALLDELLPGGGHRILTHCNTGALVSGGEGTAFAVALAAHRVGRLRRLWVDETRPLLQGARLTAYEAARRGMAYTLLTDNAAGSLFAAGEVDAVLIGADRIAADGSVANKVGSYPLAVLAKYHHVPFIVVAPVTTVDPDTPDGAAIEVEQRPGHEVTEVTAPQVPVAGAEAGGGVPVAPLGTQAYNPAFDVTPPELVTAIVTEEGVVSPVTAEALAELCARSRQVGTR, encoded by the coding sequence ATGGCTGATCAATACGCGCAATCCGGCGAAGACAGCAGGCCGACCGAGACACCGGTGATCCGTTGGGAGGAGCCACCCGAAGGCCCGGTACTGGTCCTTCTCGACCAGACGAGGCTGCCGGTCGAGGAGGTCGAGCTGGTCTGCACGGACGCACCCGCGTTGGTGGAGGCGATCCGTTCGTTGTCCGTGCGCGGGGCACCTCTGCTCGGCATCGCGGGAGCGTACGGTGTCGCGCTCGCCGCCGCGCGTGGCTTCGACGTGGACGATGCCGCGGCCGCCCTGGCGGGTGCCCGGCCCACCGCGGTGAATCTCGCTGTCGGTGTGCGCAGGGCTCAGTCCGCCCACCGGGCCGAGTTCGCCAAGGGCGGTGACGCCGGGCAGGCCGCGGCGGCTGCGCTTGCCGCGGCGCGGGGGCTGCACGAGGAGGACGCCGAGGCCAGCGCGCGTATGGCAGAGCGTGGGCTGGCCCTGCTGGACGAGCTGCTCCCCGGCGGTGGTCACCGGATCCTCACCCACTGCAACACCGGGGCGCTGGTGTCGGGCGGGGAGGGGACGGCGTTCGCGGTGGCGCTCGCGGCGCACCGGGTGGGGAGGCTGCGGCGGCTGTGGGTGGACGAGACCCGCCCGCTGCTGCAAGGAGCTCGTCTGACGGCTTACGAGGCTGCGCGCCGTGGCATGGCGTACACCCTGCTCACGGACAACGCGGCGGGCTCGCTCTTCGCGGCCGGTGAGGTGGACGCGGTGCTGATCGGGGCGGACCGCATCGCGGCCGACGGTTCGGTGGCGAACAAGGTGGGGAGCTATCCGCTCGCGGTGCTCGCGAAGTACCACCATGTGCCGTTCATCGTGGTGGCGCCGGTGACGACGGTGGATCCGGACACCCCGGACGGGGCTGCCATCGAGGTCGAGCAGCGCCCCGGCCATGAGGTGACCGAGGTCACAGCTCCTCAGGTGCCGGTGGCGGGCGCGGAAGCGGGGGGTGGGGTTCCGGTGGCGCCGCTGGGGACTCAGGCGTACAACCCGGCGTTCGACGTCACGCCGCCCGAGTTGGTGACTGCGATCGTCACGGAAGAGGGTGTCGTTTCGCCCGTGACGGCTGAGGCTCTCGCTGAGCTGTGTGCCAGGTCGCGCCAGGTCGGGACCCGCTGA
- a CDS encoding MoxR family ATPase produces MDPTTDNAGYSGEPGKARASLEALRAEIAKAVVGQDPAVTGLVVALLCRGHVLLEGVPGVAKTLLVRTLASALELDTKRVQFTPDLMPSDITGSLIYDTRTAEFSFQPGPVFTNLLLADEINRTPPKTQSSLLEAMEERQVTVDGTARPLPDPFLVAATQNPVEYEGTYPLPEAQLDRFLLKLTIPLPSRQDEIDVLTRHAEGFNPRDLRAAGVRPVAGPADLEAARAAVAKTTISPEITAYVVDICRATRDSPSLTLGVSPRGATALLATSRAWAWLTGRDYVIPDDVKALALPTLRHRVQLRPEAEMEGVTADSVINAILAHVPVPR; encoded by the coding sequence ATGGACCCGACCACTGACAACGCCGGGTACTCCGGGGAACCGGGCAAGGCCCGAGCCTCCCTGGAAGCCCTGCGCGCCGAGATCGCCAAAGCCGTGGTCGGCCAGGACCCCGCCGTGACCGGCCTCGTCGTCGCCCTCCTCTGCCGTGGACACGTTCTACTAGAAGGAGTCCCCGGGGTCGCCAAAACGTTGCTCGTCCGCACCCTCGCATCCGCACTCGAACTCGACACGAAGCGCGTGCAGTTCACTCCCGACCTGATGCCGAGCGACATCACGGGCTCCCTGATCTACGACACCCGCACCGCCGAGTTCTCGTTCCAGCCCGGTCCGGTCTTCACCAACCTCCTCCTCGCCGACGAGATCAACCGCACGCCCCCGAAGACCCAGTCGTCCCTCCTGGAGGCCATGGAGGAACGCCAGGTCACGGTTGACGGCACGGCACGCCCGCTGCCCGACCCGTTCTTGGTGGCCGCGACCCAGAACCCGGTCGAATACGAGGGCACATACCCCCTCCCCGAAGCCCAACTGGACCGTTTCCTCCTCAAACTGACGATCCCTCTGCCCTCCCGCCAGGACGAGATCGACGTCCTCACCCGCCACGCCGAGGGCTTCAACCCGCGCGACCTGCGCGCCGCCGGCGTACGCCCGGTGGCCGGTCCCGCCGACCTGGAGGCCGCCCGCGCAGCCGTCGCCAAAACGACGATCTCCCCGGAGATCACCGCCTACGTGGTGGACATCTGCCGAGCCACCCGCGACTCCCCGTCACTCACTCTGGGCGTCTCCCCACGCGGCGCCACGGCCCTCCTGGCCACCTCGCGCGCGTGGGCATGGCTCACAGGTCGCGACTACGTCATCCCCGACGACGTCAAAGCCCTGGCCCTCCCCACCCTCCGCCACCGCGTACAACTCCGCCCAGAGGCGGAGATGGAAGGGGTCACGGCCGACTCCGTCATCAACGCGATCCTCGCCCACGTCCCCGTCCCCCGCTGA
- a CDS encoding stage II sporulation protein M, whose amino-acid sequence MDLDVFVTAHRAEWDRLDALLKRQRRLTGAEADELVALYQRTATQLSLIQSSAPDPQLTGRLSQLVARARSAVTGTRRASWRDVTRFLAHGFPAAVYRSRRWWVPTALLSTAVAILLGWWIGTHHEVQSTIAAPSELRELTRPGGQYETYYSSHPAASFAAQVWTNNAWAAAQCLILGVFLGLPVLWILFQNMLNLGVGFGLMSSAGRLDTFLGLVLPHGLLELTAVFVAAGTGLRLGWTLIDPGPRSRRTALAEEGRAAVGMAIGLALVLFVSGAIEGFVTPSGLPTWARIGIGVAVELAFLAYVFVLGGRAARAGETGDVEAAERSATVPMAA is encoded by the coding sequence ATGGACCTCGACGTCTTCGTGACCGCTCACCGAGCCGAATGGGACCGCCTCGACGCCCTCCTCAAACGCCAACGCCGCCTCACCGGCGCCGAGGCCGACGAACTCGTCGCGCTCTACCAGCGCACGGCCACGCAGCTCTCTCTGATCCAGTCCAGCGCTCCCGATCCCCAGCTGACCGGACGCCTCAGCCAACTCGTGGCACGCGCGCGTAGCGCGGTGACCGGCACCCGACGTGCCTCCTGGCGAGACGTCACACGCTTCCTGGCTCACGGGTTTCCTGCCGCCGTCTACAGATCGCGCCGCTGGTGGGTCCCCACCGCGCTTCTGTCCACCGCCGTCGCCATCCTCCTGGGATGGTGGATAGGTACTCACCACGAGGTGCAGTCCACCATCGCGGCCCCCAGCGAGCTGCGCGAGCTCACTCGTCCCGGCGGCCAGTACGAGACGTACTACTCGAGCCACCCCGCGGCGTCCTTCGCGGCCCAGGTCTGGACGAACAACGCCTGGGCCGCCGCCCAGTGCCTGATCCTGGGCGTCTTCCTCGGTCTGCCCGTCCTCTGGATCCTCTTCCAGAACATGCTCAACCTGGGAGTCGGCTTCGGCCTCATGTCCTCGGCCGGTCGTCTCGACACCTTCCTGGGGCTGGTCCTCCCGCACGGCCTGCTCGAACTGACCGCCGTCTTCGTAGCCGCCGGCACGGGACTCCGCCTCGGCTGGACCCTCATCGACCCAGGCCCCCGTTCCCGGCGCACGGCTCTCGCCGAGGAGGGGCGAGCCGCCGTGGGCATGGCGATCGGTCTCGCGCTCGTCCTCTTCGTCTCCGGCGCCATCGAAGGCTTCGTCACCCCTTCGGGCCTGCCCACCTGGGCCCGCATAGGCATTGGCGTCGCCGTGGAACTCGCCTTCCTCGCGTACGTCTTCGTCCTGGGCGGCCGAGCGGCCCGTGCAGGGGAGACGGGCGATGTGGAAGCAGCGGAACGCAGCGCCACGGTGCCGATGGCCGCCTGA
- a CDS encoding DUF58 domain-containing protein has protein sequence MALTGRAALLAALGSLPVGIWDPGWTGILAVNAPLAVACACDFALAAPVRRLGLTRSGDTSVRLGEAADVTLTVTNRSSRPLRARLRDAWPPSSWQPGTEVAASRHRLTVPAGERRRVTTRLRPTRRGDRQADRITIRSYGPLGLLSRQGTHKVPWTVRVLPPFTSRKHLPSKLARLRELDGRTSVLTRGEGAEFDSLREYVPGDDTRSIDWRATARQSTVAVRTWRPERDRHILLVLDTGRTSAGRVGDAPRLDASMDAALLLAALASRAGDRVDLMAYDRRVRALVQGRTARDVLPSLVNAMATLEPELVELDARGLTASALRTAPRRSLIVLLTSLDTAPVEEGLLPVLSQLTQRHTVLVASVADPYIARMTTARGNTEGVYEAAAAAQAQSERHRTAEQLRRHGVTVVDKTPEELAPALADAYLALKSAGRL, from the coding sequence ATGGCCCTCACCGGACGCGCCGCGCTCCTCGCGGCCCTCGGCTCCCTCCCCGTCGGAATCTGGGACCCCGGTTGGACGGGCATCCTCGCGGTGAACGCCCCCCTGGCCGTGGCCTGCGCCTGCGACTTCGCCCTCGCAGCGCCTGTACGCCGCCTCGGCCTGACCCGCTCAGGCGACACGTCCGTACGCCTGGGCGAGGCGGCAGACGTGACCCTCACCGTCACCAATCGGTCCAGCCGCCCGCTTCGGGCGCGCCTGCGCGATGCCTGGCCCCCCAGCAGCTGGCAGCCCGGAACAGAGGTGGCAGCCTCCCGCCACCGCCTGACGGTTCCGGCCGGCGAACGCCGACGCGTCACCACCCGCCTACGCCCCACCCGCCGCGGTGACCGCCAGGCCGACCGGATCACCATCCGCTCGTACGGCCCCCTCGGCCTGCTCTCCCGCCAGGGCACCCACAAAGTTCCCTGGACGGTGCGCGTTCTGCCACCCTTCACCAGCCGAAAACACCTGCCCTCGAAGCTCGCCCGTCTGCGCGAGCTCGACGGCCGCACCAGCGTTCTCACCCGCGGCGAAGGAGCAGAATTCGACAGCCTGCGCGAGTACGTCCCCGGCGACGACACCCGATCCATCGACTGGCGCGCAACGGCCCGCCAGTCCACGGTCGCCGTACGCACATGGCGCCCCGAGCGCGATCGCCACATCCTGCTCGTCCTGGACACCGGCCGCACCTCTGCGGGCCGCGTGGGTGACGCCCCACGCCTCGACGCCTCCATGGACGCGGCCCTCCTCCTGGCAGCACTCGCGTCCCGCGCAGGCGACCGGGTGGACCTGATGGCATACGACCGCCGGGTACGCGCCCTCGTCCAGGGGCGTACGGCACGCGACGTCCTCCCGTCCCTGGTCAACGCGATGGCGACGCTCGAACCCGAACTGGTCGAACTGGACGCCCGAGGCCTGACGGCAAGCGCCCTCCGCACGGCTCCCCGCCGCTCCCTCATCGTCCTGCTGACGAGCCTCGACACCGCTCCCGTAGAAGAAGGCCTGCTCCCCGTCCTCTCCCAACTCACCCAGCGCCACACAGTGCTGGTGGCATCGGTGGCAGACCCCTATATCGCCCGCATGACGACGGCCCGTGGAAACACCGAGGGCGTTTACGAAGCTGCCGCTGCCGCCCAGGCCCAGAGCGAACGTCACCGCACTGCGGAACAACTACGCCGTCACGGCGTCACGGTGGTCGACAAGACCCCGGAGGAACTGGCGCCGGCGCTGGCAGATGCATATCTGGCACTGAAGTCAGCGGGACGTCTGTAA